One window of Deltaproteobacteria bacterium genomic DNA carries:
- a CDS encoding 2-dehydropantoate 2-reductase, with protein sequence MKILIVGSGAIGSVLGGFIHKAGGDVTLAGRGEHIRAIKSQGLHITGIWGEYNLKNIKSMEPREALNPDHRDQFDTILMCVKSYDTGAAIKAYMRLLKKDGICVSFQNGMGNMETIAQAIGDQRTGGARVIFGSEIVKPGHVNVTVYADQIVVGPYKLEIFQNKERLYEIASVIDKTGIPSYYMDDVYPHLWAKMFYNCPLNPLGAILRLTYGELIKHEEIKAIMNEIVKEAFAAAKGIGVNLPFNNYTDFMQVFYDVLVPSTAGHRASMLQDIEKGKKTEIDAINGAVVMYGERLGISVEINKTMVRLIKALEKQ encoded by the coding sequence ATGAAAATACTTATTGTTGGTTCAGGTGCAATCGGTTCTGTACTGGGTGGTTTTATACATAAAGCAGGCGGTGATGTTACCCTCGCGGGGCGAGGAGAGCACATAAGAGCCATAAAATCACAGGGCTTGCACATAACAGGCATTTGGGGCGAATATAACCTTAAAAATATCAAGTCAATGGAACCACGGGAAGCTCTAAACCCTGATCACCGGGATCAATTCGACACGATCCTGATGTGCGTAAAATCATACGATACCGGTGCTGCAATAAAGGCATACATGAGACTTCTGAAAAAGGACGGAATATGCGTCTCTTTTCAGAACGGTATGGGCAACATGGAGACCATTGCACAGGCTATTGGGGATCAAAGGACAGGCGGTGCAAGGGTAATATTCGGTTCCGAGATCGTAAAACCGGGGCATGTAAATGTCACCGTTTACGCCGACCAGATTGTTGTCGGGCCTTACAAACTTGAGATATTTCAAAACAAAGAACGTTTGTACGAAATAGCAAGTGTAATAGATAAAACAGGCATACCGTCTTATTACATGGATGATGTTTATCCTCATCTCTGGGCAAAGATGTTTTACAACTGCCCGCTTAACCCGCTTGGTGCAATCTTGAGACTGACCTATGGCGAACTGATAAAACATGAAGAAATAAAGGCGATCATGAATGAGATAGTAAAAGAGGCATTTGCGGCAGCAAAAGGTATCGGCGTAAACCTGCCTTTTAATAATTATACGGATTTCATGCAGGTCTTTTATGATGTCCTTGTACCTTCAACCGCAGGTCACAGGGCCTCCATGCTGCAGGATATTGAGAAAGGTAAAAAAACAGAAATAGATGCCATTAACGGGGCTGTTGTCATGTACGGAGAACGGCTTGGCATATCTGTTGAAATAAACAAAACCATGGTAAGACTTATAAAGGCATTAGAGAAGCAATAA